CGCTGCCCTGCAGCGCGTCTTTTGCGATGAACGGCCACCAGAACAGCTGGGCAGTCCCCACGAGCGTGGCGTGCTGTTCGAGAACCCAGCGCTGACGGTATTGCGGGGCGGGCCATTCGGATTCCTGCCGGGTAAATTCTTCGAGGGTCAGGGGCCGTGGACGCGTGGGGCTGAGCAGTTCCACCAGACGGCGCGCGTCTTGCGGCGTGGCGGGACGAATCAGGGACACGCCGTTATTGTGACAGGGCGACGCCCGCACGGTGCCAAAAAGCAGTGCGGGCGTCGTGAGGTGGTTTTACTGCAGGGTGCGTTTCAGGAGTTGTGCCCGGACGTTGACCTCGCGTTTGTTGCGCCAGACCTTCAACGTGATGTACTCCCCAGGGCGTTTGGAGGCCACCAGGCGAATCACGTCGAACTGGCTGCGTACCCGGTTGCCGTCCACCGAGACGATTACGTCTCCCAGGGTGACCAATTGTCCTTGCGCGTTGCGCAGTGAGCCACGCAGCCCGGCACGCGCTCCGGTCGATCCGGCGGGAACTTCGTCTACCAGTGCGCCTTCGCTGCTGGTCAGTCCGACACCACGCCGGAAGGCCGGATCGAGGTTTCCAAGGTCCACCAGGCTGACCCCGAGGGTGCCCCGCTGGGGTACGCCAACCTTTTCGAGGTCCTCGACGCTCTGCGCTACCAGATCGGAAGGCACGGCCAGCCCGATCAGCCCTGGCGCCAGGTTGTTGCTGGACAGGTTCGCGTCGGCGATGCCGACGACCGCGCCGCGTGAATTGAGCACCGGGCCGCCTGAGTTCCCGAACTGGATGCTGGCGGTGGTGAGCAGCATGCTGGGAATTTCCAGGCCGATATCCTCACCGGGGGGTGGAGTGCGGGCCGTGGTGGAGAAGATGCCGGTGGAGATGGAATTCTGATAGCGGAATGGAGCGCCGATGACCATCAGCTTCTGTCCGGGAATCAGCTGGGCGCTCGATCCGAACTGCAGTGTTTTGGGAGCGTTCACGCCGCTCACCCGCAAGATGGCCACGTCGATGCCGGGGTCTACGCCTTCCAGGCGGGCGTTGACGGTCCGGCCGTCGTACAGCGTGACGGTGATGCTTTCCTGGTACTGCACCACATGGTAGTTGGTGATGATCAGGTTGGGCTTGTAGAAAAATCCCGAGCCGGTCTCGATGGGGTCTTCGCCGGGTTGCAGCTGCGCTTTCGGAATGCGCACGTCAACCCGGACCACCGCCTTGAGCGCGCTGGAAGTAACTTCGACGGTGTTGATCTCGTCGGGGGTGATCAGGGCTCGCTGGGCACTGACGCGCCCGGAAACGTAGGCGAGGCTGGCGACGGCGGCAAGGCTCCCCATCAAGGCCAGGCGCCGCCACAGCTTCAAGTTCGTTTTCCCCACCAAGATCCTTTCACTGCACTCGCGTGTTGCCCCGCCCGGGGCGCGTTGTGGCGCTCAGTCCGAGCTGGCCGCGCCGGTGCTTTCCTTAGGACGGTTGTCCGTTACATAGAAGCCTGAGCCTCTGAAGGCGATGCCCGGCCGTGCCAGAACTCGTTTGATTTTTTCGCCCGTTTCGGGGTGCGATTCCAGGGCTGCGTCTTTCATGCTCTGTTTGATTTCGTAGATTTCGCCGCTTTCCAAGCCTTTGTAGAGGTACGTTGGCATGTTGGTCCTCCGAAAAATCATGCTAGCAAAAGGTCGACCAGCAAATGTGACCTTGAGAAAGTCTTCACGCACCAGCGTGATGGACGGTGGGTCGTTTGGGACCAAAGTTGTCGGGGAAAAGGCAGTCGACGGCCTCATCAGGTGTGCAGCCAGGGTGACCCTTGGCGTTCCCAGGCGGTACAGTCGTCGCATGTCGAATGTTTTGTCCACGCGTCATGCTGACGTGTGCCTGCTGCAACTCAACCGGCCCGATGTGCGCAACGCCCTTTCTGCCGAGCTGGTCACCGAACTTCAGGTGCTGTTCGCTGCCTTGCGTGATGAGGCGGGAGTGCGCGCCATTGTCATCACTGGTGCGGGCAAGGCTTTCAGTGCGGGTGCCGATTTGCGCGCGCTGTCCGATTTGGGCGGCGC
The Deinococcus peraridilitoris DSM 19664 genome window above contains:
- a CDS encoding S1C family serine protease, encoding MKLWRRLALMGSLAAVASLAYVSGRVSAQRALITPDEINTVEVTSSALKAVVRVDVRIPKAQLQPGEDPIETGSGFFYKPNLIITNYHVVQYQESITVTLYDGRTVNARLEGVDPGIDVAILRVSGVNAPKTLQFGSSAQLIPGQKLMVIGAPFRYQNSISTGIFSTTARTPPPGEDIGLEIPSMLLTTASIQFGNSGGPVLNSRGAVVGIADANLSSNNLAPGLIGLAVPSDLVAQSVEDLEKVGVPQRGTLGVSLVDLGNLDPAFRRGVGLTSSEGALVDEVPAGSTGARAGLRGSLRNAQGQLVTLGDVIVSVDGNRVRSQFDVIRLVASKRPGEYITLKVWRNKREVNVRAQLLKRTLQ
- a CDS encoding FmdB family zinc ribbon protein gives rise to the protein MPTYLYKGLESGEIYEIKQSMKDAALESHPETGEKIKRVLARPGIAFRGSGFYVTDNRPKESTGAASSD